Genomic segment of Hydra vulgaris chromosome 08, alternate assembly HydraT2T_AEP:
TTTTGCATAGCTTTTTTTTGCGtcaaatcttaaaacaaaagttaactcAACTAGATTGAAACAAACACAAGTTATTCTAAGTCTTTAAAACAATTAGcatttagaaaagttattacggttagcatttatataaattttaaattggatttctttgtgactttttttgcaaaattttgttttaaaagcatttacaaaattatcaacTGTGTTGATTTTCATAGTTACACcgcttatatattatttttcaaagagtGTCAATAAGCTTCCTCTTCCAAGAACCATTTTCTATTCGAAGGGCGTCCATTTCTTCCATTTTCCAGGTGAATCAACCAACTACTTATTTTGAAACTTCAATCATTTTAactagtaataatttaaaaaaaaatttaaattttaaactttgaaaaaaatgatgctCATAACACCAAAACCAAGAAAGTTTCACGAACACGTTCTTATATAGGATCTTAATATTCCTTATGGGGATTTATCTTGGTATCTAAATAAGTGATATCTATAAAAAGTTATCgaattgtttttagtttattaattttttaaagttagtaacttatgtttgtaaataaaaaaggtttattatttaggcaaaatttcattaataaatgCAAATGTTGTTCCGCATCGAGGCAATTTGCACAattataaatatgctatagatATCTATACGGATAATGTGCTTGGCATTTGTGTGCAATGCAACAGCCTGTTATTGAAAGTTGGTTTACGGAAATAAAAAGTCGAAGTATTTCAAATTTTCCAAGGTATGTTATTCATAAACCTGTCTAATTGCAGACATAAAAATTAAGAGAAAAATTAAGACAGTTTtcataatttgtaaaataacttCTTGCTGccaattgttattaaaaactgtttaacaatattttatatgttgatatattagttctaaaaatatatatgagaAATTAGAATCTAAATATTAGTACAATCTGAAATACTTATGATCTAGTTAAAAAACTAGTGCTGAGTTGTTTATATTATGTAACAAAGAGTCACTATCATTTAGGTCTTGACTAAGGATATTTCTCCATTCATGGTTGCTGCTATGTTTTTTGAACCCTGTAAAGTAttggataattcttttaaagataaacaaGATAGCGAAGAATGTAGGCGTTTGTaccacaaaaaaatttacccaGGATTTCAGTTTTGGTGCATAGTGATAGTTTGTCTCCAGAACTAAGGCATTCATTTCCCCAACACCGTATAAGAGTGTATATAGAAGAAACAACGCCTAATCATGTAGAAGATTTTGATACaggtttttatcttttatgtaaATTACATAATggctttaaacaaaaataatatagaatattttaaatagtgtcTACCTTTTTTAGATGAAGGTATAATACGAACCATAAAGCATCGTTCTACATGTTCAACGTGCACTTTTTCCAGTGCCTCATCGATAGCAACATCAAGTATTCCAACAAATAGGGAAACTACAGAATACGATGAAATATTTGGTCCTTGAAATGCAGATGAGAATGGACCAAATATTTCATCGTATTCTGTAGTTTCCCTATTTGTTGGAATACTTGATGTTGTTATCGATGAGGCACTGGAAAAAGTGCACGTTGAACATGTAGAACAATCGCTTATGGTTCGTATTATACCTTCATCTAAAAAAAAGGTAgacactatttaaaatattctatattatttttgtttaaagccATTATGTAATttacataaaagataaaaacctGTATCAAAATCTTCTACATGATTAGGCGTTGTTTCTTCTATATCGCTATACGGTGCGTTTTGGGGAAATGAATGACTTAGTTATGGAGACAAACTATCACTATGCACAACTGAAATCCtgggtaaatttttttgtggtAACGACAAACGCCTACATTCTTCGCTATCttgtttatctttaaaagaattatccaaTACTTTACAGGGTTCAAAAAACATAGCAGCGACCATGAATGGAGAAATATCCTTAGTCAAGACCTAAATGATAGTGACTCTTTGTTACATAATATAAACAACTCAGCACTCAGTTTTTTAACTAGATCATAAGTATTTCAGATTGTACTAATATTTAGATTCTAAATtctcatatatatttttagaactaatatatcaacatataaaatattgttaaacagtttttaataacaattggCAGCAAGaagttattttacaaattatgaAAACTGTCTTAATTTTTCTCTTAATTTTTATGTCTGCAATTAGACAGGTTTATGAATAACATACCTTTGGAAAATTTGAAATACTTCGACTTTTTATTTCCGTAAACCAACTTTCAATAACAGGCTGTTGCATTGCACACAAATGCCAGACACGATTATCCGTATAGATatctatagcatatttataatTGTGCAAATTGCCTCGATGCGGAACAACATTTGcatttattaatgaaattttgcctaaataataaacctttttttatttacaaacataagttactaacttttaaaaaattaataaactaaaaacaattcGATAACTTTTTATAGATATCACTTATTTAGATACCAAGATAAATCCCCATAAGGAATATTAATCTATATAAGAACGTGTTCGTGAAACTTTCTTGGTTTTGGTGTTATGagcatcatttttttcaaagtttaaaatttaaatttttttttaagaaaatttgttaCGTTAAAATGATTGAAGTTTCAAAATGAGTCAGAGTTGGTTGATTCACCTGGAAAATGGAAGAAATGGACGCCCTTCGAATAGAAAATGGTTCTTGGAAGAGGAACTTTATTGACactctttgaaaaataatatataagcgGTGTAACTATGAAAATCAACACAgttgataattttgtaaatgcttttaaaacaaaattttgcaaaaaaagtcacaaagaaatccaatttaaaatttatataaatgctaACCGTAATAACTTTTCTTAAAtgctaattgttttaaaaagcttaGAAATAACTTGTGTTTGTTTCAATCTAGTTgagttaacttttgttttaagatttgaCGCAAAAAAGCTATGCAAAAAATAGCTCATAGATATGAAATAAGTTTCCTTGCGAGCACAGACGTCCGCGAGACGCCAATACGACGTCAATAAGACGTCACAAATCCGTTAGACGTCCTTAAGACGTCCAACAAACGTTCTGAGCCCAGTTATTTACTgttgttataattgttattatgttaataaactgaaaaattgtactgtaaataaaacatagaaTTGAAATATTCTTTACCTAATGGTTTTTCACCGGCTTCTTTTGATTTGTCatctttgtaataaaaaataaaaacttctcttTCAATTATCTGATCAATATCAACTCTTGACTGTGTATCGTACAATACAAGATAACGTAAATGCCATCTTGCAACTTTTCGGATAACATGTTCCTGTGGAGGCGATTTAACTAGAAAACCTTCTTTAATAATACACTCTGGATAGAGCTTTGAAGGAACTGCTTGGCCATTATTACGATATGCTACATagaaaattatgttatatacttatatacgcatataaacttatttacatATGATTTTACACACACTGTTCATTTAGAAAtgttgagcactctttttgtagaaggTATAAATACAaactatttataacatttataagggtaaatatttaaattatatatatatatatatatatatatatatatatatatatatatatatatatatatatatatatatatatatatatatatacatatatacatatatatatatacatacatacttaggcgatattttaataaatgattgatAATAGTGATGATTTGTATATATTCGCTAAGTTTTATTTTCTCCAAACTTAGTTACGTAAGTAATATTTAAGAACTTTCTCTTATATTCATATAACAAATGCAACAGTCTGCAAAAGATATTTGGTGAAATATCAAAAGAAAGATTTTCTATACACTATCTTACAAATTGCAATTATTCTTCTAGCAACATCTTGTAAACGATAATGTTATTTTAGTGTTCGgaacattttatcaaaaacacaaTCATCTATAGTTATGACATGGTTAACTCATGTACATAAGTACATGTCATGTACAATTGTAAGCATTAAATACAACAACACATTACAATACAATTATGTTGTATTGTACTACTAGAgatgcaattaaaacattatttattgtCATTGTATTGCTATGATaaaaaacagttacaataaatattgcattttgttctaacaatatattaaaactcaGAATATCTGAATAATTGCCCAAAAAGCTATTGTATTATATTGCTGTGAtgttaaacaattaaaacagttttgtattgtattgctgtgatgaAAAACATACACAACAACTATTGcattattttgatgaaaaacatACACAACAACTATTGTACtattttgatgaaaaacatACACAACAACTATTGcattattttgatgaaaaacatACACAACAACTATTGcattattttgatgaaaaacaattaaaatagctATTTTGGTGTATTGTATTACTATTTCAAAGtccaaaagttattttactttaatgtttttaccaCACATTTACTATTATTTGGGCACTAGTATCTTCAGTGTCGCCCGTTTTTAAACTCTATTTATTTGAGAAGTGAAGTGTAGCCAGAATAGACaaagaagtatatatattatgtatacttGATAAATATTGAGTTCAGGGGCGCTCGAGGCACCCGTTTCTAGCAACCATTTgcatatactttatatattttgagaaGTCAAGCGAAGCCAGGAAAAccatagaaatatatattacgCATACTTAATAAATTGTACACTCACGTTTTTAGCAAccatttacttatataaattttatttattttgagatcaATAATACAgctatttaaagaataattttttta
This window contains:
- the LOC136083946 gene encoding uncharacterized protein LOC136083946 isoform X1, with the protein product MTMEGIANLKKTFTFSYRNNGQAVPSKLYPECIIKEGFLVKSPPQEHVIRKVARWHLRYLVLYDTQSRVDIDQIIEREVFIFYYKDDKSKEAGEKPLGKISLINANVVPHRGNLHNYKYAIDIYTDNRVWHLCAMQQPVIESWFTEIKSRSISNFPKVLTKDISPFMVAAMFFEPCKVLDNSFKDKQDSEECRRLSLPQKNLPRISVVHSDSLSP
- the LOC136083946 gene encoding uncharacterized protein LOC136083946 isoform X2 — protein: MKNAYRNNGQAVPSKLYPECIIKEGFLVKSPPQEHVIRKVARWHLRYLVLYDTQSRVDIDQIIEREVFIFYYKDDKSKEAGEKPLGKISLINANVVPHRGNLHNYKYAIDIYTDNRVWHLCAMQQPVIESWFTEIKSRSISNFPKVLTKDISPFMVAAMFFEPCKVLDNSFKDKQDSEECRRLSLPQKNLPRISVVHSDSLSP